The following coding sequences lie in one Miscanthus floridulus cultivar M001 chromosome 9, ASM1932011v1, whole genome shotgun sequence genomic window:
- the LOC136481894 gene encoding cysteine-rich receptor-like protein kinase 25 produces MATIDSLRGKELPFDFLEKITDDFSEERVLGTGPLRTTVYKAVLEDGEIAVKRHVGNAPGTRNKEAYRTNVHSIMKHRHENVVELLAFCLEEQYDALVWVGNRYVTKDVVVESLFCYEYFPNGSLHHSLFVEKVNIEWSTRFKIIQGICQGLKFLHTLPQPIIHLNLKPQNIMLGRNMAPKIADFGYSRIVNPEQSRINTESSVGSVGYMAPEYLFKEVNEISTRFDIYSLGLIIIEITTREENCAGIDQDSAREFINKVRKNCKDTVLMMSEYQGLDEAHLQQQLACIKIGLRCVDLDQNVRPKIVDIVNELNALW; encoded by the exons ATGGCAACTATTGATAGCCTTCGGGGCAAGGAACTGCCCTTCGACTTCTTGGAGAAAATTACGGACGATTTCTCCGAAGAGCGAGTACTTGGTACAGGTCCACTTCGAACAACGGTTTATAAG GCAGTCCTGGAAGATGGCGAGATTGCTGTGAAGAGACATGTGGGGAACGCGCCAGGGACACGTAACAAGGAAGCGTACCGTACCAACGTTCACAGTATTATGAAGCACAGACATGAAAATGTAGTGGAGTTGCTTGCATTCTGCCTCGAGGAACAATATGACGCATTGGTGTGGGTTGGTAACAGATATGTTACCAAAGACGTCGTTGTCGAAAGTTTATTCTGCTATGAATATTTTCCCAATGGAAGCCTGCATCACAGCCTTTTTG ttgaaaagGTCAACATAGAATGGAGCACTCGTTTCAAAATTATCCAAGGCATCTGTCAGGGTCTAAAGTTTCTACATACGCTGCCTCAGCCCATTATCCATTTGAATCTCAAGCCTCAAAATATAATGTTGGGCCGCAATATGGCCCCGAAGATTGCGGATTTTGGATACTCCAGAATCGTTAATCCAGAACAATCCCGAATCAACACAGAAAGTTCTGTGGGATCAGT AGGATACATGGCTCCAGAGTATCTATTCAAGGAAGTAAATGAAATCTCGACCCGGTTTGACATATATAGTTTGGGACTAATCATAATCGAGATCACCACAAGAGAGGAGAATTGTGCCGGCATTGACCAAGATTCTGCAAGGGAATTTATTAATAAA GTGAGAAAAAATTGTAAAGATACAGTTCTCATGATGTCAGAATACCAAGGATTAGACGAAGCTCATCTCCAGCAACAACTCGCTTGCATCAAAATTGGTCTACGATGTGTGGACCTTGATCAGAATGTGAGACCTAAAATAGTAGACATTGTCAACGAGCTCAATGCACTGTGGTAG